A stretch of the Malus sylvestris chromosome 10, drMalSylv7.2, whole genome shotgun sequence genome encodes the following:
- the LOC126587380 gene encoding receptor-like serine/threonine-protein kinase ALE2 isoform X5, translating to MRTPILLLLFVLLLIFCCLDQPLSMKNFSVERARSTLMVLPFASSKRSKAWAVKPFTGILAPAPSPIHLGPSSPHPPQHGHYRHHHVRVKPRAVAPAPSNDPGCDQICVEPLTTSPFGSPCGCVFPMKVKLLLDIAPYAIFPVMSELEIEIAEGTYLTQSQVKIMGASADSQNQGRTVVDINLVPLGEKFDNTTAILTYDRFQHKKVPLNLTLFGNYEVVYISYPGLPPSPPYEIYNGHDPAGIAGGLPFTADFGGKNQRMNIRTIVIIALSAFVVLVVLLAAICIFVKGGRVGRPSSAVSPVFTPSVHKRSAGIGSILSSSIASSTSVSLMSTMATSILSVKTFPLAELEKATNKFSSQRVLGEGGFGRVYHGIMEDGTEVAVKVLTRDNQNQNGDREFIAEVEMLSRLHHRNLVKLIGICIEGQTRSLVCEIVRNGSVESHLHGIDKINGPLDWDARMKIALGAARGLAYLHEDSNPRVIHRDFKASNVLLEADFTPKVSDFGLAREATEGSHHISTRVMGTFGYVAPEYAMTGHLLVKSDVYSYGVVLLELLSGRKPVDMPHSPGQENLVTWARPLLTSREGLQQLVDPTLAGTHDFDDMAKVAAIASMCVHPEVTHRPFMGEVVQALKLIYNDNDETGGDCYSQKESSVQDSDFKGDLAPSDSSWWNAGGLTPRMNYGHASSFITMEYSSGPLEDMENRPFSTSSLVGDEILLPIRHGNRSGPLRTVRSKPAFYRVRGSRSEHGGLLSKKRAWNDGFWV from the exons ATGCGAACTCCGATTCTGCTTCTGCTGTTTGTTCTCCTCTTGATTTTCTGCTGCTTAG ACCAACCGTTGTCTATGAAAAATTTCTCAGTCGAACGCG CAAGGTCAACGTTGATGGTTCTTCCATTTGCTTCATCAAAGCGATCCAAAGCATGGGCGGTCAAGCCTTTTACGGGAATCCTTGCACCTGCACCTTCTCCAATTCATCTAG GTCCTAGCAGTCCTCACCCACCACAGCACGGCCATTATCGTCATCATCATGTGAGAGTGAAACCCCGTGCTGTTGCTCCAGCTCCATCAAATGACCCAG GTTGTGACCAAATTTGTGTAGAGCCACTTACCACATCTCCATTTGGTTCACCTTGTGGTTGTGTGTTTCCCATGAAAGTCAAACTTTTACTGGACATAGCTCCTTATGCTATTTTTCCAGTAATGAGTGAGCTAGAGATTGAGATTGCTGAAGGCACGTATCTGACACAAAGTCAAGTGAAAATAATGGGTGCAAGTGCTGATAGTCAAAATCAAGGAAGAACAGTGGTGGATATTAACTTGGTTCCACTAGGGGAGAAGTTTGATAATACCACTGCGATACTGACATATGATAGATTTCAGCATAAGAAAGTGCCTCTGAATTTGACACTTTTTGGAAACTATGAAGTGGTATACATTAGTTATCCAG GGCTACCTCCTTCACCGCCATATGAGATTTACAATGGGCATGATCCAGCTGGAATTGCTGGAGGTCTCCCTTTCACCGCGGATTTTGGCGGCAAGAACCAGAGGATGAATATTAGAACGATTGTGATTATTGCTCTGTCTGCATTTGTAGTCCTGGTGGTTCTCCTTGCGGCTATCTGTATCTTTGTGAAGGGGGGGAGAGTTGGAAGACCATCTAGCGCAGTCAGTCCTGTATTCACACCTTCTGTTCACAAAAGATCTG CAGGTATCGGGTCTATCTTATCAAGTAGCATTGCAAGCTCCACTTCAGTGTCCCTAATGTCCACCATGGCTACCAGTATTCTCTCTGTCAAAACATTTCCACTAGCTGAGCTTGAGAAAGCAACAAATAAGTTCAGTTCCCAAAGGGTTTTGGGAGAAGGGGGATTTGGACGTGTTTACCATGGAATTATGGAAGATGGGACTGAAGTTGCAGTCAAAGTGCTTACAAGGGATAATCAGAATCAGAATGGAGACCGTGAATTTATTGCAGAAGTTGAGATGCTAAGCCGTTTGCATCACCGTAATCTTGTGAAGTTGATAGGCATTTGTATTGAAGGGCAGACACGCAGTTTGGTATGTGAGATTGTTCGCAATGGAAGTGTTGAATCTCACTTGCACG GCATTGACAAGATAAATGGGCCTCTTGACTGGGATGCAAGGATGAAGATTGCCCTTGGGGCAGCAAGAGGATTAGCCTATCTTCACGAAGATTCTAATCCTCGTGTTATTCACCGAGATTTTAAGGCTAGTAACGTTTTGCTGGAAGCTGACTTCACACCCAAGGTTTCAGATTTTGGGTTAGCTAGGGAAGCAACTGAGGGAAGTCATCACATCTCCACTAGGGTCATGGGAACTTTTGG GTATGTTGCCCCAGAATATGCAATGACAGGGCACCTACTTGTCAAGAGCGATGTTTATAGTTATGGCGTTGTGCTGCTGGAACTCCTCTCTGGAAGAAAACCGGTTGACATGCCCCACTCTCCGGGACAGGAGAATTTAGTAACATGGGCACGACCATTGCTAACGAGCAGAGAAGGCTTGCAGCAGTTGGTGGATCCCACCTTAGCTGGAACCCATGACTTTGACGACATGGCTAAAGTGGCAGCCATTGCTTCCATGTGCGTTCACCCTGAGGTGACCCACAGaccttttatgggtgaagttgTGCAGGCTCTAAAGCTGATATACAATGATAACGATGAGACTGGTGGGGACTGTTATAGTCAAAAGGAGTCTTCCGTCCAGGACTCTGACTTTAAAGGTGATCTTGCCCCATCTGATAGCAGTTGGTGGAATGCTGGTGGACTCACTCCCCGGATGAATTATGGGCATGCCTCTTCATTCATCACAATGGAGTATAGTTCTGGACCACTTGAAGATATGGAAAACAGACCGTTTTCAACTTCAAGTTTGGTAGGGGATGAGATATTGTTACCAATCAGACACGGCAATAGGTCAGGGCCGTTGAGAACAGTCCGAAGCAAGCCAGCATTCTACAGAGTAAGAGGAAGTAGGAGCGAGCACGGGGGACTGCTCTCGAAGAAGCGTGCTTGGAACGATGGCTTCTGGGTTTGA
- the LOC126587380 gene encoding receptor-like serine/threonine-protein kinase ALE2 isoform X4 codes for MRTPILLLLFVLLLIFCCLDQPLSMKNFSVERVVLPFAARSTLMVLPFASSKRSKAWAVKPFTGILAPAPSPIHLGPSSPHPPQHGHYRHHHVRVKPRAVAPAPSNDPGCDQICVEPLTTSPFGSPCGCVFPMKVKLLLDIAPYAIFPVMSELEIEIAEGTYLTQSQVKIMGASADSQNQGRTVVDINLVPLGEKFDNTTAILTYDRFQHKKVPLNLTLFGNYEVVYISYPGLPPSPPYEIYNGHDPAGIAGGLPFTADFGGKNQRMNIRTIVIIALSAFVVLVVLLAAICIFVKGGRVGRPSSAVSPVFTPSVHKRSAGIGSILSSSIASSTSVSLMSTMATSILSVKTFPLAELEKATNKFSSQRVLGEGGFGRVYHGIMEDGTEVAVKVLTRDNQNQNGDREFIAEVEMLSRLHHRNLVKLIGICIEGQTRSLVCEIVRNGSVESHLHGIDKINGPLDWDARMKIALGAARGLAYLHEDSNPRVIHRDFKASNVLLEADFTPKVSDFGLAREATEGSHHISTRVMGTFGYVAPEYAMTGHLLVKSDVYSYGVVLLELLSGRKPVDMPHSPGQENLVTWARPLLTSREGLQQLVDPTLAGTHDFDDMAKVAAIASMCVHPEVTHRPFMGEVVQALKLIYNDNDETGGDCYSQKESSVQDSDFKGDLAPSDSSWWNAGGLTPRMNYGHASSFITMEYSSGPLEDMENRPFSTSSLVGDEILLPIRHGNRSGPLRTVRSKPAFYRVRGSRSEHGGLLSKKRAWNDGFWV; via the exons ATGCGAACTCCGATTCTGCTTCTGCTGTTTGTTCTCCTCTTGATTTTCTGCTGCTTAG ACCAACCGTTGTCTATGAAAAATTTCTCAGTCGAACGCG TTGTCCTACCATTTGCAGCAAGGTCAACGTTGATGGTTCTTCCATTTGCTTCATCAAAGCGATCCAAAGCATGGGCGGTCAAGCCTTTTACGGGAATCCTTGCACCTGCACCTTCTCCAATTCATCTAG GTCCTAGCAGTCCTCACCCACCACAGCACGGCCATTATCGTCATCATCATGTGAGAGTGAAACCCCGTGCTGTTGCTCCAGCTCCATCAAATGACCCAG GTTGTGACCAAATTTGTGTAGAGCCACTTACCACATCTCCATTTGGTTCACCTTGTGGTTGTGTGTTTCCCATGAAAGTCAAACTTTTACTGGACATAGCTCCTTATGCTATTTTTCCAGTAATGAGTGAGCTAGAGATTGAGATTGCTGAAGGCACGTATCTGACACAAAGTCAAGTGAAAATAATGGGTGCAAGTGCTGATAGTCAAAATCAAGGAAGAACAGTGGTGGATATTAACTTGGTTCCACTAGGGGAGAAGTTTGATAATACCACTGCGATACTGACATATGATAGATTTCAGCATAAGAAAGTGCCTCTGAATTTGACACTTTTTGGAAACTATGAAGTGGTATACATTAGTTATCCAG GGCTACCTCCTTCACCGCCATATGAGATTTACAATGGGCATGATCCAGCTGGAATTGCTGGAGGTCTCCCTTTCACCGCGGATTTTGGCGGCAAGAACCAGAGGATGAATATTAGAACGATTGTGATTATTGCTCTGTCTGCATTTGTAGTCCTGGTGGTTCTCCTTGCGGCTATCTGTATCTTTGTGAAGGGGGGGAGAGTTGGAAGACCATCTAGCGCAGTCAGTCCTGTATTCACACCTTCTGTTCACAAAAGATCTG CAGGTATCGGGTCTATCTTATCAAGTAGCATTGCAAGCTCCACTTCAGTGTCCCTAATGTCCACCATGGCTACCAGTATTCTCTCTGTCAAAACATTTCCACTAGCTGAGCTTGAGAAAGCAACAAATAAGTTCAGTTCCCAAAGGGTTTTGGGAGAAGGGGGATTTGGACGTGTTTACCATGGAATTATGGAAGATGGGACTGAAGTTGCAGTCAAAGTGCTTACAAGGGATAATCAGAATCAGAATGGAGACCGTGAATTTATTGCAGAAGTTGAGATGCTAAGCCGTTTGCATCACCGTAATCTTGTGAAGTTGATAGGCATTTGTATTGAAGGGCAGACACGCAGTTTGGTATGTGAGATTGTTCGCAATGGAAGTGTTGAATCTCACTTGCACG GCATTGACAAGATAAATGGGCCTCTTGACTGGGATGCAAGGATGAAGATTGCCCTTGGGGCAGCAAGAGGATTAGCCTATCTTCACGAAGATTCTAATCCTCGTGTTATTCACCGAGATTTTAAGGCTAGTAACGTTTTGCTGGAAGCTGACTTCACACCCAAGGTTTCAGATTTTGGGTTAGCTAGGGAAGCAACTGAGGGAAGTCATCACATCTCCACTAGGGTCATGGGAACTTTTGG GTATGTTGCCCCAGAATATGCAATGACAGGGCACCTACTTGTCAAGAGCGATGTTTATAGTTATGGCGTTGTGCTGCTGGAACTCCTCTCTGGAAGAAAACCGGTTGACATGCCCCACTCTCCGGGACAGGAGAATTTAGTAACATGGGCACGACCATTGCTAACGAGCAGAGAAGGCTTGCAGCAGTTGGTGGATCCCACCTTAGCTGGAACCCATGACTTTGACGACATGGCTAAAGTGGCAGCCATTGCTTCCATGTGCGTTCACCCTGAGGTGACCCACAGaccttttatgggtgaagttgTGCAGGCTCTAAAGCTGATATACAATGATAACGATGAGACTGGTGGGGACTGTTATAGTCAAAAGGAGTCTTCCGTCCAGGACTCTGACTTTAAAGGTGATCTTGCCCCATCTGATAGCAGTTGGTGGAATGCTGGTGGACTCACTCCCCGGATGAATTATGGGCATGCCTCTTCATTCATCACAATGGAGTATAGTTCTGGACCACTTGAAGATATGGAAAACAGACCGTTTTCAACTTCAAGTTTGGTAGGGGATGAGATATTGTTACCAATCAGACACGGCAATAGGTCAGGGCCGTTGAGAACAGTCCGAAGCAAGCCAGCATTCTACAGAGTAAGAGGAAGTAGGAGCGAGCACGGGGGACTGCTCTCGAAGAAGCGTGCTTGGAACGATGGCTTCTGGGTTTGA
- the LOC126587380 gene encoding receptor-like serine/threonine-protein kinase ALE2 isoform X1 — MRTPILLLLFVLLLIFCCLGGFSLNIYLFPSQLPDQPLSMKNFSVERVVLPFAARSTLMVLPFASSKRSKAWAVKPFTGILAPAPSPIHLGPSSPHPPQHGHYRHHHVRVKPRAVAPAPSNDPGCDQICVEPLTTSPFGSPCGCVFPMKVKLLLDIAPYAIFPVMSELEIEIAEGTYLTQSQVKIMGASADSQNQGRTVVDINLVPLGEKFDNTTAILTYDRFQHKKVPLNLTLFGNYEVVYISYPGLPPSPPYEIYNGHDPAGIAGGLPFTADFGGKNQRMNIRTIVIIALSAFVVLVVLLAAICIFVKGGRVGRPSSAVSPVFTPSVHKRSAGIGSILSSSIASSTSVSLMSTMATSILSVKTFPLAELEKATNKFSSQRVLGEGGFGRVYHGIMEDGTEVAVKVLTRDNQNQNGDREFIAEVEMLSRLHHRNLVKLIGICIEGQTRSLVCEIVRNGSVESHLHGIDKINGPLDWDARMKIALGAARGLAYLHEDSNPRVIHRDFKASNVLLEADFTPKVSDFGLAREATEGSHHISTRVMGTFGYVAPEYAMTGHLLVKSDVYSYGVVLLELLSGRKPVDMPHSPGQENLVTWARPLLTSREGLQQLVDPTLAGTHDFDDMAKVAAIASMCVHPEVTHRPFMGEVVQALKLIYNDNDETGGDCYSQKESSVQDSDFKGDLAPSDSSWWNAGGLTPRMNYGHASSFITMEYSSGPLEDMENRPFSTSSLVGDEILLPIRHGNRSGPLRTVRSKPAFYRVRGSRSEHGGLLSKKRAWNDGFWV; from the exons ATGCGAACTCCGATTCTGCTTCTGCTGTTTGTTCTCCTCTTGATTTTCTGCTGCTTAG GGGGTTTTTCTCTAAATATTTACTTGTTTCCTTCTCAATTGCCAGACCAACCGTTGTCTATGAAAAATTTCTCAGTCGAACGCG TTGTCCTACCATTTGCAGCAAGGTCAACGTTGATGGTTCTTCCATTTGCTTCATCAAAGCGATCCAAAGCATGGGCGGTCAAGCCTTTTACGGGAATCCTTGCACCTGCACCTTCTCCAATTCATCTAG GTCCTAGCAGTCCTCACCCACCACAGCACGGCCATTATCGTCATCATCATGTGAGAGTGAAACCCCGTGCTGTTGCTCCAGCTCCATCAAATGACCCAG GTTGTGACCAAATTTGTGTAGAGCCACTTACCACATCTCCATTTGGTTCACCTTGTGGTTGTGTGTTTCCCATGAAAGTCAAACTTTTACTGGACATAGCTCCTTATGCTATTTTTCCAGTAATGAGTGAGCTAGAGATTGAGATTGCTGAAGGCACGTATCTGACACAAAGTCAAGTGAAAATAATGGGTGCAAGTGCTGATAGTCAAAATCAAGGAAGAACAGTGGTGGATATTAACTTGGTTCCACTAGGGGAGAAGTTTGATAATACCACTGCGATACTGACATATGATAGATTTCAGCATAAGAAAGTGCCTCTGAATTTGACACTTTTTGGAAACTATGAAGTGGTATACATTAGTTATCCAG GGCTACCTCCTTCACCGCCATATGAGATTTACAATGGGCATGATCCAGCTGGAATTGCTGGAGGTCTCCCTTTCACCGCGGATTTTGGCGGCAAGAACCAGAGGATGAATATTAGAACGATTGTGATTATTGCTCTGTCTGCATTTGTAGTCCTGGTGGTTCTCCTTGCGGCTATCTGTATCTTTGTGAAGGGGGGGAGAGTTGGAAGACCATCTAGCGCAGTCAGTCCTGTATTCACACCTTCTGTTCACAAAAGATCTG CAGGTATCGGGTCTATCTTATCAAGTAGCATTGCAAGCTCCACTTCAGTGTCCCTAATGTCCACCATGGCTACCAGTATTCTCTCTGTCAAAACATTTCCACTAGCTGAGCTTGAGAAAGCAACAAATAAGTTCAGTTCCCAAAGGGTTTTGGGAGAAGGGGGATTTGGACGTGTTTACCATGGAATTATGGAAGATGGGACTGAAGTTGCAGTCAAAGTGCTTACAAGGGATAATCAGAATCAGAATGGAGACCGTGAATTTATTGCAGAAGTTGAGATGCTAAGCCGTTTGCATCACCGTAATCTTGTGAAGTTGATAGGCATTTGTATTGAAGGGCAGACACGCAGTTTGGTATGTGAGATTGTTCGCAATGGAAGTGTTGAATCTCACTTGCACG GCATTGACAAGATAAATGGGCCTCTTGACTGGGATGCAAGGATGAAGATTGCCCTTGGGGCAGCAAGAGGATTAGCCTATCTTCACGAAGATTCTAATCCTCGTGTTATTCACCGAGATTTTAAGGCTAGTAACGTTTTGCTGGAAGCTGACTTCACACCCAAGGTTTCAGATTTTGGGTTAGCTAGGGAAGCAACTGAGGGAAGTCATCACATCTCCACTAGGGTCATGGGAACTTTTGG GTATGTTGCCCCAGAATATGCAATGACAGGGCACCTACTTGTCAAGAGCGATGTTTATAGTTATGGCGTTGTGCTGCTGGAACTCCTCTCTGGAAGAAAACCGGTTGACATGCCCCACTCTCCGGGACAGGAGAATTTAGTAACATGGGCACGACCATTGCTAACGAGCAGAGAAGGCTTGCAGCAGTTGGTGGATCCCACCTTAGCTGGAACCCATGACTTTGACGACATGGCTAAAGTGGCAGCCATTGCTTCCATGTGCGTTCACCCTGAGGTGACCCACAGaccttttatgggtgaagttgTGCAGGCTCTAAAGCTGATATACAATGATAACGATGAGACTGGTGGGGACTGTTATAGTCAAAAGGAGTCTTCCGTCCAGGACTCTGACTTTAAAGGTGATCTTGCCCCATCTGATAGCAGTTGGTGGAATGCTGGTGGACTCACTCCCCGGATGAATTATGGGCATGCCTCTTCATTCATCACAATGGAGTATAGTTCTGGACCACTTGAAGATATGGAAAACAGACCGTTTTCAACTTCAAGTTTGGTAGGGGATGAGATATTGTTACCAATCAGACACGGCAATAGGTCAGGGCCGTTGAGAACAGTCCGAAGCAAGCCAGCATTCTACAGAGTAAGAGGAAGTAGGAGCGAGCACGGGGGACTGCTCTCGAAGAAGCGTGCTTGGAACGATGGCTTCTGGGTTTGA
- the LOC126587380 gene encoding receptor-like serine/threonine-protein kinase ALE2 isoform X3, giving the protein MRTPILLLLFVLLLIFCCLGGFSLNIYLFPSQLPDQPLSMKNFSVERARSTLMVLPFASSKRSKAWAVKPFTGILAPAPSPIHLGPSSPHPPQHGHYRHHHVRVKPRAVAPAPSNDPGCDQICVEPLTTSPFGSPCGCVFPMKVKLLLDIAPYAIFPVMSELEIEIAEGTYLTQSQVKIMGASADSQNQGRTVVDINLVPLGEKFDNTTAILTYDRFQHKKVPLNLTLFGNYEVVYISYPGLPPSPPYEIYNGHDPAGIAGGLPFTADFGGKNQRMNIRTIVIIALSAFVVLVVLLAAICIFVKGGRVGRPSSAVSPVFTPSVHKRSAGIGSILSSSIASSTSVSLMSTMATSILSVKTFPLAELEKATNKFSSQRVLGEGGFGRVYHGIMEDGTEVAVKVLTRDNQNQNGDREFIAEVEMLSRLHHRNLVKLIGICIEGQTRSLVCEIVRNGSVESHLHGIDKINGPLDWDARMKIALGAARGLAYLHEDSNPRVIHRDFKASNVLLEADFTPKVSDFGLAREATEGSHHISTRVMGTFGYVAPEYAMTGHLLVKSDVYSYGVVLLELLSGRKPVDMPHSPGQENLVTWARPLLTSREGLQQLVDPTLAGTHDFDDMAKVAAIASMCVHPEVTHRPFMGEVVQALKLIYNDNDETGGDCYSQKESSVQDSDFKGDLAPSDSSWWNAGGLTPRMNYGHASSFITMEYSSGPLEDMENRPFSTSSLVGDEILLPIRHGNRSGPLRTVRSKPAFYRVRGSRSEHGGLLSKKRAWNDGFWV; this is encoded by the exons ATGCGAACTCCGATTCTGCTTCTGCTGTTTGTTCTCCTCTTGATTTTCTGCTGCTTAG GGGGTTTTTCTCTAAATATTTACTTGTTTCCTTCTCAATTGCCAGACCAACCGTTGTCTATGAAAAATTTCTCAGTCGAACGCG CAAGGTCAACGTTGATGGTTCTTCCATTTGCTTCATCAAAGCGATCCAAAGCATGGGCGGTCAAGCCTTTTACGGGAATCCTTGCACCTGCACCTTCTCCAATTCATCTAG GTCCTAGCAGTCCTCACCCACCACAGCACGGCCATTATCGTCATCATCATGTGAGAGTGAAACCCCGTGCTGTTGCTCCAGCTCCATCAAATGACCCAG GTTGTGACCAAATTTGTGTAGAGCCACTTACCACATCTCCATTTGGTTCACCTTGTGGTTGTGTGTTTCCCATGAAAGTCAAACTTTTACTGGACATAGCTCCTTATGCTATTTTTCCAGTAATGAGTGAGCTAGAGATTGAGATTGCTGAAGGCACGTATCTGACACAAAGTCAAGTGAAAATAATGGGTGCAAGTGCTGATAGTCAAAATCAAGGAAGAACAGTGGTGGATATTAACTTGGTTCCACTAGGGGAGAAGTTTGATAATACCACTGCGATACTGACATATGATAGATTTCAGCATAAGAAAGTGCCTCTGAATTTGACACTTTTTGGAAACTATGAAGTGGTATACATTAGTTATCCAG GGCTACCTCCTTCACCGCCATATGAGATTTACAATGGGCATGATCCAGCTGGAATTGCTGGAGGTCTCCCTTTCACCGCGGATTTTGGCGGCAAGAACCAGAGGATGAATATTAGAACGATTGTGATTATTGCTCTGTCTGCATTTGTAGTCCTGGTGGTTCTCCTTGCGGCTATCTGTATCTTTGTGAAGGGGGGGAGAGTTGGAAGACCATCTAGCGCAGTCAGTCCTGTATTCACACCTTCTGTTCACAAAAGATCTG CAGGTATCGGGTCTATCTTATCAAGTAGCATTGCAAGCTCCACTTCAGTGTCCCTAATGTCCACCATGGCTACCAGTATTCTCTCTGTCAAAACATTTCCACTAGCTGAGCTTGAGAAAGCAACAAATAAGTTCAGTTCCCAAAGGGTTTTGGGAGAAGGGGGATTTGGACGTGTTTACCATGGAATTATGGAAGATGGGACTGAAGTTGCAGTCAAAGTGCTTACAAGGGATAATCAGAATCAGAATGGAGACCGTGAATTTATTGCAGAAGTTGAGATGCTAAGCCGTTTGCATCACCGTAATCTTGTGAAGTTGATAGGCATTTGTATTGAAGGGCAGACACGCAGTTTGGTATGTGAGATTGTTCGCAATGGAAGTGTTGAATCTCACTTGCACG GCATTGACAAGATAAATGGGCCTCTTGACTGGGATGCAAGGATGAAGATTGCCCTTGGGGCAGCAAGAGGATTAGCCTATCTTCACGAAGATTCTAATCCTCGTGTTATTCACCGAGATTTTAAGGCTAGTAACGTTTTGCTGGAAGCTGACTTCACACCCAAGGTTTCAGATTTTGGGTTAGCTAGGGAAGCAACTGAGGGAAGTCATCACATCTCCACTAGGGTCATGGGAACTTTTGG GTATGTTGCCCCAGAATATGCAATGACAGGGCACCTACTTGTCAAGAGCGATGTTTATAGTTATGGCGTTGTGCTGCTGGAACTCCTCTCTGGAAGAAAACCGGTTGACATGCCCCACTCTCCGGGACAGGAGAATTTAGTAACATGGGCACGACCATTGCTAACGAGCAGAGAAGGCTTGCAGCAGTTGGTGGATCCCACCTTAGCTGGAACCCATGACTTTGACGACATGGCTAAAGTGGCAGCCATTGCTTCCATGTGCGTTCACCCTGAGGTGACCCACAGaccttttatgggtgaagttgTGCAGGCTCTAAAGCTGATATACAATGATAACGATGAGACTGGTGGGGACTGTTATAGTCAAAAGGAGTCTTCCGTCCAGGACTCTGACTTTAAAGGTGATCTTGCCCCATCTGATAGCAGTTGGTGGAATGCTGGTGGACTCACTCCCCGGATGAATTATGGGCATGCCTCTTCATTCATCACAATGGAGTATAGTTCTGGACCACTTGAAGATATGGAAAACAGACCGTTTTCAACTTCAAGTTTGGTAGGGGATGAGATATTGTTACCAATCAGACACGGCAATAGGTCAGGGCCGTTGAGAACAGTCCGAAGCAAGCCAGCATTCTACAGAGTAAGAGGAAGTAGGAGCGAGCACGGGGGACTGCTCTCGAAGAAGCGTGCTTGGAACGATGGCTTCTGGGTTTGA